In the genome of Hyphomonas sp. Mor2, one region contains:
- a CDS encoding sterol desaturase family protein produces MPADIPIEALFAPFFVLSVIIEWWAVKSGHAKGRYETADAVTSMVMGTGNAIIGTLTGVAALWIMMLVWPYRVMTVPTTWWSFLIVFVLYDFVYYWKHRFAHRVRWFWMEHVTHHSSKHYNLTTALRQPWFGPFTGLIVVGWSLVLLGFHPALIGIAGGINLVYQFWIHTEAIDKCPRWFEAVFNTPSHHRVHHATNPRYLDANYAGVFITWDKMFGSFIPEQAEDKPDYGIVKPLNSYNPIVVAFHEFAGLLRDCASDGLRPLTWLKRAANAPGWSPDGEHNRTEEIRARWLNERETETSSL; encoded by the coding sequence ATGCCTGCTGACATCCCGATTGAAGCGCTGTTCGCGCCGTTCTTTGTGTTGTCCGTCATCATTGAATGGTGGGCGGTGAAATCTGGCCATGCCAAGGGACGGTACGAGACGGCTGACGCCGTCACCAGCATGGTGATGGGCACAGGCAATGCGATCATTGGCACCCTGACCGGCGTCGCAGCGCTGTGGATCATGATGCTGGTCTGGCCCTACCGGGTCATGACCGTTCCAACGACCTGGTGGAGTTTCCTGATCGTCTTCGTGCTGTACGATTTCGTCTATTACTGGAAGCACCGGTTTGCGCACCGCGTCCGCTGGTTCTGGATGGAGCATGTCACGCATCACTCCAGCAAACACTACAATCTCACCACCGCGCTCAGACAACCCTGGTTCGGGCCCTTCACTGGTCTGATTGTCGTCGGCTGGTCGCTGGTCCTGCTCGGCTTCCATCCCGCCTTGATCGGCATCGCAGGCGGCATCAATCTGGTCTACCAGTTCTGGATCCATACCGAGGCGATCGACAAATGCCCGCGCTGGTTCGAGGCAGTGTTCAACACGCCAAGCCATCACCGCGTGCATCACGCCACCAATCCGCGCTATCTGGATGCCAATTATGCTGGGGTCTTCATCACCTGGGATAAGATGTTCGGGTCCTTCATCCCGGAGCAGGCGGAAGACAAACCCGACTATGGCATTGTCAAACCGCTCAATTCCTACAATCCGATCGTCGTGGCATTCCACGAGTTTGCCGGACTCTTGCGCGATTGTGCTTCAGATGGCCTGCGTCCGCTCACCTGGCTGAAACGCGCCGCCAACGCACCGGGCTGGAGTCCGGATGGTGAGCACAATCGAACCGAGGAAATCCGGGCGCGGTGGCTAAACGAGCGCGAGACAGAGACCTCGTCGCTTTAA
- a CDS encoding choline dehydrogenase — translation MTEFDYIIVGAGSAGCVLANRLTEDGKATVLLLEAGGKDTSMMIHIPVGYAQTLKDPKVNWLYETEPDPGTHDRVHTWPRGKVLGGSSSINGLLYIRGQRQDYDGWAQLGLRGWSYDDLHPYFLRSQHQERDDLDGHAKGGPLNVSDVTETHPVSDAVIEAGKSLGLPHRDANGEDQEGVSYYQLTVKNGRRCSAAVAYLNPAKKRSNLQIETKALAARVLFEGKRAIGVEYTQNGQTHTARARAEVIIAGGAINSPQLLELSGIGDPDLLKEHGIEVVSALPGVGENLQDHFVMGVRFRMKPGSPSVNQQTRGLAMIGEVFKYLTQRKGLLTLSAAHVAAFIKTRPELATPDVQYHILPATMDMQKMTESGDMELEKLPGITIAPCQLRPESRGSVHIKSTAHDTHPAIRPNYLSDPLDQQTAVAGLRWARELAEQPALAKYIEHELEPGTGLQSDEELLEYARETGGTIYHPVGTCKMGADGDPMAVVDDQLRVRGVDALRVVDASVMPRLVSGNTNAPTIAIAEKACDMIRADAKQKAPA, via the coding sequence ATGACCGAATTTGACTATATTATCGTCGGCGCCGGGAGTGCGGGATGTGTCCTCGCCAACCGCCTGACGGAAGACGGCAAGGCAACAGTGCTGCTTCTGGAAGCCGGCGGTAAAGACACTTCGATGATGATCCACATCCCGGTCGGCTACGCGCAGACGCTGAAGGATCCCAAGGTCAACTGGCTGTACGAAACCGAACCCGATCCTGGTACACATGACCGGGTCCATACCTGGCCGCGCGGCAAGGTTCTGGGTGGTTCGTCCTCAATCAATGGCCTGCTCTATATTCGCGGGCAAAGACAGGATTATGATGGCTGGGCGCAGCTCGGCCTGCGTGGCTGGTCCTATGATGACCTGCACCCCTATTTCCTGCGCAGCCAGCACCAGGAGCGCGACGACCTGGACGGGCACGCCAAAGGCGGCCCGCTCAATGTCTCGGACGTCACCGAAACGCATCCCGTTTCGGATGCTGTCATCGAAGCCGGGAAAAGCCTCGGCCTGCCTCATCGCGACGCCAATGGCGAAGACCAGGAAGGGGTGTCCTATTATCAGCTGACGGTGAAGAATGGCCGCCGCTGCAGCGCTGCCGTGGCCTATCTCAACCCAGCCAAGAAACGGTCCAACCTGCAGATTGAGACCAAGGCGTTGGCGGCCCGCGTCCTGTTTGAGGGCAAACGCGCGATTGGCGTGGAGTATACGCAGAATGGACAAACACACACCGCGCGTGCGCGGGCTGAGGTCATCATAGCCGGCGGTGCAATCAATAGTCCGCAACTGCTGGAACTGTCCGGAATCGGTGATCCAGACCTGCTGAAAGAGCACGGAATTGAGGTTGTCTCGGCGCTGCCCGGTGTCGGGGAAAACCTGCAGGATCACTTCGTCATGGGGGTGCGTTTCCGGATGAAACCTGGCAGCCCATCGGTCAATCAGCAAACCCGCGGGCTCGCCATGATCGGGGAAGTGTTCAAGTATCTGACTCAGCGCAAAGGGCTGCTGACACTCTCTGCGGCGCACGTCGCGGCCTTTATCAAGACCCGCCCGGAACTCGCGACGCCAGATGTTCAATACCACATCCTGCCAGCCACAATGGACATGCAGAAGATGACCGAGTCCGGTGACATGGAGCTGGAAAAACTGCCTGGCATCACCATCGCGCCGTGTCAGCTGCGTCCGGAAAGTCGCGGCAGTGTGCATATCAAGTCGACGGCGCATGACACGCACCCGGCCATTCGCCCGAACTATCTGTCAGACCCGCTCGACCAGCAAACCGCGGTGGCCGGCCTGCGCTGGGCCCGGGAGCTGGCTGAGCAACCGGCTCTGGCAAAATATATCGAGCACGAACTGGAACCGGGCACCGGCCTGCAGAGCGATGAAGAGCTGCTCGAATATGCCCGCGAGACGGGCGGCACGATCTATCACCCGGTCGGCACCTGCAAGATGGGAGCAGATGGGGACCCGATGGCCGTGGTCGACGACCAGTTGCGCGTGCGCGGCGTCGACGCCTTGCGCGTGGTCGATGCCTCCGTCATGCCGCGCCTGGTCAGTGGCAACACCAACGCCCCGACCATCGCCATTGCTGAAAAAGCATGCGATATGATCCGGGCTGACGCCAAACAGAAAGCTCCTGCGTAA
- a CDS encoding crotonase/enoyl-CoA hydratase family protein translates to MSSLGTYDEIKLEQDGPIAILTLHRPDKMNAFTGKMMYEMIDAFDKTDANDDIRAVIVTGAGDRAFCAGADLSQGDKTFDYEKRADLGEAGRTDKIDIQRDGGGRLTLRMFESLKPVIGAINGAAVGVGVTMQLPMDIRIASDNARFGFVFNRRGINPEAASSWFLPRLVGIQQALEWCYSGRVFPAEEALKGGLVHSVHPQAELMDVARAKAMEIAENTAAVSTTLTRHMMWRMLGANHPMEAHIVDSAAIYSRGQTADAREGVMSFLEKRNPVYPVKVSDGMPSFFPWWDDPDFKWIGD, encoded by the coding sequence ATGAGCAGCCTCGGAACGTATGACGAAATCAAGCTGGAGCAGGACGGGCCAATTGCTATCCTGACCTTGCATCGCCCGGACAAGATGAACGCCTTCACCGGCAAGATGATGTACGAAATGATCGATGCGTTCGATAAGACGGACGCCAATGATGACATTCGTGCCGTGATCGTGACCGGGGCCGGCGATCGCGCCTTCTGTGCCGGGGCCGACCTTTCCCAGGGCGACAAGACGTTTGACTATGAAAAGCGCGCCGACTTGGGCGAAGCCGGACGGACGGACAAGATCGACATTCAGCGTGATGGTGGCGGTCGCCTGACCCTGCGCATGTTTGAGAGTCTGAAGCCCGTGATTGGGGCGATCAATGGCGCCGCCGTCGGGGTGGGTGTGACGATGCAGCTGCCAATGGACATTCGGATCGCGTCCGACAATGCGCGGTTCGGCTTCGTGTTCAATCGCCGGGGCATCAATCCCGAAGCGGCCTCCAGCTGGTTCCTGCCGCGACTTGTCGGTATTCAGCAGGCGTTGGAATGGTGCTATTCGGGCCGCGTCTTTCCAGCTGAAGAAGCGCTGAAAGGCGGCCTCGTGCACTCGGTTCACCCGCAAGCGGAGCTGATGGATGTCGCCAGAGCCAAGGCGATGGAAATTGCTGAGAACACAGCGGCTGTCTCGACGACGCTCACCCGTCACATGATGTGGCGCATGCTGGGCGCGAACCATCCGATGGAGGCGCACATAGTCGACAGCGCCGCGATTTACTCACGCGGGCAAACCGCGGATGCCCGCGAAGGTGTGATGAGCTTCCTCGAGAAGCGGAACCCGGTTTATCCGGTCAAGGTCTCGGACGGCATGCCGAGTTTCTTCCCCTGGTGGGACGATCCGGACTTCAAGTGGATTGGTGACTGA
- a CDS encoding GcrA family cell cycle regulator: MSKSKPKTRSKRVLETRKATGAAAVYALRDSHCKWPVGEPGKAGFHFCGKPSVEGSPYCEAHQQVSLRA; encoded by the coding sequence ATGAGTAAAAGTAAGCCCAAAACAAGATCGAAACGCGTCCTGGAAACGCGAAAAGCCACCGGCGCCGCAGCCGTCTATGCCTTGCGCGACAGCCATTGCAAATGGCCGGTTGGCGAGCCGGGAAAAGCCGGATTTCACTTTTGTGGGAAGCCAAGCGTTGAAGGCTCACCCTATTGCGAAGCACACCAGCAGGTCTCCTTGCGCGCTTGA
- a CDS encoding LuxR C-terminal-related transcriptional regulator, which produces MKRSILIYAVILAAAAFGLQWIEYQYLTRAFTTEFYIVLIGVAFTALGLWLGRVLTPDRRAPDFALNEAALQSLGITKREYAVLEQLARGHSNKEIAGVLHVSPNTVKTHIARLYEKLEVSQRVQAVQKAKDLQLIP; this is translated from the coding sequence ATGAAACGCTCGATCCTCATCTATGCCGTCATCCTCGCGGCCGCCGCATTCGGTTTGCAGTGGATCGAGTATCAGTATCTCACGCGGGCCTTCACGACCGAATTCTACATCGTTCTGATTGGTGTCGCCTTCACCGCGCTCGGACTCTGGCTCGGTCGCGTGCTGACCCCGGACCGCCGCGCCCCCGACTTCGCCTTGAACGAGGCCGCGCTGCAGTCGCTCGGCATCACAAAGCGAGAATATGCGGTTCTTGAACAGCTGGCCCGCGGTCACTCAAACAAGGAGATTGCAGGTGTTCTGCATGTGTCGCCCAACACGGTGAAGACCCATATTGCCCGCCTGTATGAGAAGCTCGAAGTGAGCCAGCGGGTGCAAGCGGTGCAGAAAGCTAAGGATTTGCAGCTCATACCGTGA
- a CDS encoding DUF4199 domain-containing protein, whose protein sequence is MFRIMLVYGAIAGVITIALMILGMVLAEGTGSQLQGYLTMLVVLSLIFVGIKRYRDKELGGVIKFLPAFGLGVGIAAVAGVFYVLSWEASLHLTDFAWMETYKQSAIAGYEAKGLAEDELAEKVEALETMMASYRNPVFRLPITFLEIFPVGLLVALISAALLRNPKVLPARA, encoded by the coding sequence ATGTTTCGAATTATGCTGGTCTACGGCGCCATTGCAGGCGTCATCACAATTGCGCTGATGATCCTCGGCATGGTGCTCGCCGAGGGCACCGGGTCGCAGCTGCAGGGTTATCTGACCATGCTGGTCGTGTTGTCGCTGATCTTTGTCGGGATCAAGCGCTATCGCGACAAGGAGCTGGGCGGCGTGATCAAGTTCCTGCCCGCCTTTGGCCTGGGCGTCGGCATCGCAGCCGTCGCCGGGGTGTTCTATGTCCTATCCTGGGAGGCGAGCCTGCATCTCACCGATTTTGCCTGGATGGAAACCTACAAGCAAAGCGCGATCGCGGGTTACGAGGCCAAGGGTCTGGCGGAAGACGAGCTGGCAGAGAAAGTCGAGGCGCTGGAGACGATGATGGCGAGTTATCGCAACCCGGTGTTCCGGTTGCCGATCACATTCCTCGAAATCTTCCCGGTCGGTTTGCTGGTCGCCTTGATCAGCGCGGCGCTGTTGCGGAATCCGAAAGTCCTGCCGGCCCGGGCGTGA
- a CDS encoding amidohydrolase family protein, with the protein MAALDTHSKIDLIGFNLKMLAKGHKRSLLISAGAMEDKEYLLDACRQMAEVGVGLYATPGTHRFLAENGIDSIAARKISSEEEPNIKTLIEEGKVDFVVNILTGDTSYDEASDAASIRSLSVKHGIPLYTDRAVAKQTIEQVLSDLEEGTYSYAIRSDDRPWDLRQRFLELVRQRGGWSNHHGHFDKAYLISPENLALGFADMEKKWELYRHLKENYTHEDLVERISRALQTVVDQGSQYCRTMVDADSIIGLKPIHAAVEVKERFKDKIRFEIGVQPLEGVLDEASREQYIEACKLADFCGGLPSRDRPQEEKHLDIVMETAKELNKMVEVHVDQENNPFQHETELLCLKTIEHGMQGRVYGIHSISVSAKDESEQDRIVALCKEADVGIVICPSAALSMKQLPMQGPLHNSIGPFVKLKNAGVRTYLGIDNIADLFMPIVDGDMWTEVRMLMEACRHYDLEQIADWAAEPPLHILNEQAAKVAAE; encoded by the coding sequence ATGGCTGCGCTGGACACTCACTCAAAAATCGACCTGATTGGCTTCAATCTGAAGATGCTCGCCAAGGGGCACAAACGTTCGCTGCTGATCAGCGCGGGCGCGATGGAAGACAAGGAATATCTGCTCGATGCCTGCCGCCAGATGGCAGAGGTCGGCGTTGGTCTTTATGCGACGCCGGGGACGCATCGCTTCCTGGCAGAAAACGGTATCGACTCCATCGCAGCGCGCAAGATTTCCAGCGAAGAAGAGCCGAACATCAAGACCCTGATCGAAGAGGGCAAAGTCGATTTTGTTGTCAATATCCTCACCGGCGACACGTCCTATGATGAAGCGTCTGATGCAGCCAGTATTCGTTCTCTGTCGGTCAAGCACGGGATTCCGCTCTATACTGATCGCGCCGTCGCCAAACAGACAATTGAGCAGGTGCTGTCCGATCTCGAAGAGGGCACATATTCCTATGCCATTCGCAGCGATGACCGGCCATGGGATCTTCGCCAGCGCTTCCTCGAACTGGTGCGCCAGCGCGGCGGCTGGTCCAACCATCACGGCCATTTCGACAAGGCCTATCTGATCTCGCCGGAAAATCTCGCGCTCGGCTTTGCCGATATGGAAAAGAAGTGGGAACTGTATCGGCACCTGAAAGAAAACTACACGCATGAGGACCTGGTCGAGCGAATTTCCCGCGCCCTGCAAACCGTGGTCGATCAGGGCTCTCAATATTGCCGGACCATGGTCGATGCGGACAGCATTATCGGGCTCAAGCCGATCCATGCCGCGGTTGAAGTGAAAGAGCGGTTCAAGGACAAGATCCGGTTCGAGATTGGCGTACAGCCCCTCGAAGGTGTGCTCGATGAAGCCTCGCGCGAGCAATATATCGAAGCCTGTAAGCTGGCTGACTTTTGCGGCGGCCTGCCATCGCGCGATCGCCCGCAGGAAGAAAAGCACCTCGATATCGTCATGGAGACGGCCAAGGAGCTCAACAAGATGGTTGAGGTCCATGTCGACCAGGAGAACAATCCGTTCCAGCACGAAACCGAGCTGCTCTGTCTGAAGACGATCGAGCACGGCATGCAGGGCCGGGTCTATGGCATCCACTCCATCTCGGTCTCGGCCAAGGATGAGAGCGAGCAGGACCGCATCGTCGCCCTGTGCAAGGAAGCCGATGTCGGCATCGTCATCTGCCCATCTGCGGCGCTATCGATGAAACAGCTGCCCATGCAGGGCCCGCTGCACAATTCGATCGGCCCGTTCGTAAAGCTGAAAAATGCGGGCGTGCGCACCTATCTCGGCATCGACAATATTGCCGATCTGTTCATGCCGATCGTCGATGGCGACATGTGGACCGAAGTCCGCATGCTGATGGAAGCCTGCCGCCATTATGACCTCGAGCAGATCGCCGACTGGGCTGCAGAGCCACCACTGCACATCCTGAACGAGCAGGCGGCCAAGGTCGCGGCGGAGTAA
- a CDS encoding heme lyase CcmF/NrfE family subunit, with translation MVDRLFVHGAMMLAEIGQIALILALFVSALQAWMGLHGAHIRDRRAMLFAERGAIAQALLCVLAFGLLAYAFMVSDFSVQLVTANSHTSKPMIYKFSGTWGNHEGSMLLWVMIMALFGAAMVWFGKTLPAGLRARAVGVQGLTTMGFLAFLIFSSNPFTRMTPVPENGIGLNPLLQDPGLAIHPPFLYLGYVGFSVAFSFAVAALIEGRVDAMWARWVRPWVLLAWSFLTIGIVLGSVWAYYELGWGGWWFWDPVENVSFMPWLAGTALLHSTLVAQARGSFIRWTLLLAITTFSLSLVGTFIVRSGVLTSVHAFAVDPSRGVFILALLILATGGALLLYAIRSDKIAHGASFGLESRESGLVLNNVLLVVSTATVFLGTFYPLVIDAMTGDKITVGPPYFEMTFGPIMAVLILFMAVAPLLKWREDSWRRIRKILLVMVALAVPVWLAVALFGRSVLGGLGIALAIWLLVGTVTNYGRKLRVGEAKSTVGNLLQRALILPGATHGFALAHIGLVFTTIGVVAMGTWADEEVDRLKLGESIRVAGYEYRLEDVSRTQGPNYIAETGRVVIERNGRQIGVLNPEQRMYPVERNNTTEGAMEIGAFRILYAAKGEGNPQDGWIISVYYHPMVIWIWIGALMMAFGGFLSVADRRQAFAARKAPAVQPMAAE, from the coding sequence ATGGTGGACCGCCTTTTTGTTCATGGGGCGATGATGCTCGCAGAGATTGGTCAGATTGCGCTCATCCTGGCGCTGTTCGTCAGTGCGCTGCAGGCATGGATGGGTCTGCACGGTGCCCATATTCGCGATCGCCGCGCGATGCTGTTTGCAGAGCGCGGGGCGATCGCACAGGCGCTGCTTTGCGTGCTGGCTTTTGGGCTGCTTGCCTATGCCTTCATGGTCTCGGATTTCAGCGTCCAGCTGGTGACCGCGAACTCGCATACGAGCAAGCCGATGATCTACAAGTTCAGCGGCACCTGGGGCAATCATGAAGGGTCGATGCTGCTCTGGGTGATGATCATGGCGCTGTTCGGTGCGGCCATGGTCTGGTTTGGCAAGACGCTCCCGGCAGGCTTGCGAGCCCGCGCGGTCGGCGTTCAGGGCCTGACCACGATGGGCTTCCTTGCTTTCCTGATATTCAGCTCCAACCCCTTCACGCGAATGACCCCGGTTCCGGAGAATGGCATCGGTCTCAACCCGCTCCTGCAAGATCCCGGGCTCGCGATCCATCCGCCATTCTTGTATCTCGGCTATGTCGGGTTCTCCGTCGCGTTTTCCTTTGCCGTCGCGGCGCTGATAGAAGGCCGGGTCGATGCGATGTGGGCGCGGTGGGTGCGGCCCTGGGTCCTGCTCGCCTGGAGCTTCCTGACCATTGGTATCGTGCTCGGCAGTGTCTGGGCCTATTACGAACTCGGCTGGGGCGGCTGGTGGTTCTGGGACCCGGTCGAGAATGTCAGCTTCATGCCCTGGCTCGCCGGAACCGCTCTATTGCATTCAACCCTGGTGGCGCAGGCGCGCGGCAGTTTCATCCGCTGGACACTGTTGCTGGCGATCACGACCTTCTCGCTCAGCCTGGTCGGAACATTTATTGTTCGCTCCGGCGTCCTGACCAGCGTGCACGCCTTCGCGGTCGATCCAAGTCGCGGCGTTTTCATTCTGGCTTTGCTCATTCTGGCGACCGGCGGCGCACTGCTCCTCTACGCCATACGTTCTGACAAGATTGCGCATGGCGCCAGTTTCGGGCTTGAGAGCCGCGAGAGCGGACTGGTGCTCAACAATGTCCTGCTGGTCGTGTCGACCGCGACGGTGTTCCTGGGAACTTTCTATCCGCTTGTGATCGACGCGATGACCGGCGACAAGATCACGGTTGGACCGCCTTACTTCGAAATGACGTTCGGCCCGATCATGGCCGTCCTGATCCTGTTCATGGCGGTCGCGCCTCTGCTCAAGTGGCGAGAGGATAGCTGGCGACGGATCCGAAAAATATTGTTGGTCATGGTCGCACTGGCCGTTCCTGTTTGGCTCGCCGTAGCGCTGTTCGGGCGCTCCGTGCTGGGCGGTCTCGGCATCGCGCTTGCCATCTGGTTGCTGGTCGGGACCGTGACCAATTACGGGCGCAAGCTACGCGTCGGCGAAGCCAAGAGTACGGTGGGGAACCTGCTCCAACGCGCGCTGATCCTGCCGGGCGCGACTCATGGGTTCGCCCTCGCGCATATCGGGCTCGTCTTCACGACGATCGGTGTGGTCGCCATGGGAACCTGGGCCGATGAGGAAGTCGATCGGCTGAAGCTGGGCGAGAGCATCCGTGTCGCCGGATATGAGTATCGCCTGGAAGATGTCTCCCGCACGCAGGGCCCGAATTACATCGCTGAAACCGGGCGCGTGGTGATTGAAAGAAATGGACGACAGATCGGCGTCCTCAATCCGGAGCAGCGCATGTACCCGGTGGAGCGCAACAACACGACTGAAGGCGCAATGGAGATCGGGGCGTTTCGGATCCTCTATGCTGCCAAGGGGGAGGGCAACCCGCAGGACGGTTGGATCATCAGCGTCTATTATCATCCCATGGTGATCTGGATCTGGATCGGCGCGCTCATGATGGCGTTTGGTGGCTTCCTGTCCGTCGCGGATCGCCGACAAGCCTTCGCGGCTCGCAAGGCACCGGCAGTGCAACCCATGGCGGCGGAGTAG
- a CDS encoding DsbE family thiol:disulfide interchange protein encodes MTWSRFIPAGAFVILVVFLGIGLTRDPSIIPTEMIDRDMPTFELTELYDETETVTDTSLIGEVSLVNVFGSWCVACLQEHPTLMQLHQDDTVRIVGVNWRDTREDAINWLERHGDPYDTIIFDGESDLAIEIGVTGAPETFIVDRSGRIRFKQIGPITSDVWRETIRPVLDALAAEELTTPAPVQPEPRIEPVDTSSLVALTDLDEINARTEAVSKTLRCVVCQNQSIYDSNAPLALDMRRLVRKRVEAGDSDDEVRAYLRYRYGDYVLMSPPLQLNTILLWLSPLLLALAGGVWFFTRDRERVVPEPAALSDEDRRRISAALAGQEESKS; translated from the coding sequence ATGACCTGGTCGCGTTTCATACCCGCCGGAGCCTTTGTCATCCTCGTCGTGTTTCTCGGCATCGGGCTGACCCGTGATCCCAGCATCATCCCGACAGAGATGATCGATCGCGACATGCCAACCTTCGAGCTGACCGAGCTCTACGACGAAACCGAAACCGTGACCGACACAAGCCTGATCGGCGAGGTGTCCCTGGTCAATGTGTTCGGATCCTGGTGTGTCGCTTGTCTGCAGGAACATCCCACCCTGATGCAGCTGCATCAGGATGACACAGTCCGCATTGTCGGCGTGAACTGGCGCGATACGCGCGAGGATGCCATCAATTGGCTGGAACGCCATGGCGACCCCTATGACACGATCATCTTTGATGGGGAGAGCGATCTCGCCATCGAGATTGGCGTCACTGGCGCACCTGAGACCTTCATCGTCGATCGCAGCGGACGCATCCGGTTCAAGCAGATTGGCCCGATCACATCTGATGTCTGGCGCGAGACCATCCGGCCTGTGCTGGATGCCCTGGCGGCGGAGGAGCTGACCACACCCGCGCCGGTCCAACCCGAACCGCGCATCGAGCCAGTCGACACGTCTTCACTGGTCGCCCTGACCGACCTGGACGAGATCAATGCGCGCACCGAAGCAGTGTCGAAGACGCTGCGCTGTGTGGTTTGCCAGAACCAGTCGATTTACGATTCCAACGCCCCGCTGGCGCTGGACATGCGGCGCCTCGTGCGCAAACGGGTTGAGGCTGGAGACAGTGATGACGAGGTCCGCGCCTATCTGCGCTATCGATATGGCGATTATGTCCTGATGAGCCCGCCACTGCAGCTGAACACGATCCTGCTCTGGCTGTCGCCGCTTTTGCTCGCGCTGGCGGGCGGCGTCTGGTTCTTTACCCGGGATCGTGAGCGGGTCGTGCCCGAGCCGGCCGCGCTATCCGACGAGGACCGGCGTCGCATCTCCGCGGCGCTTGCGGGGCAGGAGGAGTCGAAGTCGTGA
- the ccmI gene encoding c-type cytochrome biogenesis protein CcmI: MIWLILLLLAGLVGAYLLQPFFAARPASSDDRLAEARSQRAAIDLDETEGRLTADAAAQARDALDRRILTLLDGAPAASRPRDLRTAAVFLVPAILVLGAASVYVRIGSPSYEHVTVAEFQAAQVADLPQSLEGLVVELRNRLEADPNPPFDGYVLLARSSLRLGDAEAALEAYETAITLSNNDERVIAERDQVVEALRSRANVPQVDPEAAARIQSMSPEEQAAMIDSMVAGLAARLEDNPDDPQGWARLVRARMVLGQIDQAKRDLERAQAVFADRPETLALFEPLALELSETQ; this comes from the coding sequence GTGATCTGGCTGATTCTGCTTTTGCTCGCCGGACTGGTCGGGGCCTATCTGCTGCAACCGTTCTTTGCGGCGCGGCCTGCATCATCAGACGACCGCCTGGCCGAGGCCAGGTCGCAGCGCGCGGCGATTGATCTGGATGAAACCGAAGGCCGTCTGACCGCGGATGCCGCGGCTCAGGCGAGAGACGCGCTGGACCGGCGCATTCTGACCTTGCTGGATGGCGCCCCGGCAGCGAGTCGGCCGCGCGACCTGCGCACGGCGGCGGTGTTTCTCGTGCCCGCTATTCTCGTGCTCGGGGCGGCCAGTGTCTATGTTCGAATTGGCAGTCCGTCCTATGAGCATGTGACCGTGGCCGAGTTCCAGGCCGCGCAAGTCGCGGACTTGCCGCAATCGCTGGAAGGCCTTGTCGTCGAGTTGCGCAATCGCCTCGAAGCAGATCCCAATCCGCCCTTTGATGGCTATGTGCTACTCGCCCGATCCAGTCTGCGCCTGGGCGATGCCGAGGCGGCGCTCGAGGCCTATGAAACGGCGATTACCTTGTCCAACAATGATGAGCGCGTCATTGCAGAGCGCGATCAGGTGGTTGAGGCGCTGCGTAGCCGGGCAAACGTACCGCAAGTGGATCCAGAAGCTGCGGCGCGCATTCAATCCATGTCGCCGGAAGAGCAAGCCGCCATGATTGACTCGATGGTGGCCGGTCTCGCGGCACGATTGGAAGACAATCCAGACGATCCACAAGGCTGGGCGCGGCTTGTGCGCGCGCGGATGGTGCTGGGCCAGATCGATCAGGCGAAACGGGATCTTGAGCGGGCGCAGGCCGTGTTTGCTGACCGGCCAGAGACGCTCGCCCTGTTCGAACCGTTGGCGCTGGAGCTCTCCGAAACACAGTGA